A portion of the Segatella copri DSM 18205 genome contains these proteins:
- a CDS encoding DNA-binding protein, whose amino-acid sequence MINYSIVMRSVNANLLEINQAKSRINQAKKEGKTPDPKDLELVKTEKQNAFAISQYTDIMTIEKFAKHITSHGSVYSRADISAILYIAVDCMREMLLEGKKIRLGDLGDFSILLTSKGAEDADKFTAQNITGVKVQWEPGQEFKNLRDDAEFNLVASRSAQAAVIKAIKEGKTNVDLNAPTTPDNTPGGSTPGGSNTGQTGSEGQGSESGGGTGDTGDGLE is encoded by the coding sequence ATGATTAATTACAGCATCGTAATGCGTAGCGTGAACGCAAATCTTCTGGAAATCAACCAGGCGAAGTCACGCATCAACCAGGCGAAGAAGGAGGGCAAGACCCCTGACCCAAAGGACCTGGAACTTGTGAAGACCGAGAAGCAGAATGCTTTCGCCATCTCACAGTACACCGACATCATGACCATCGAGAAGTTTGCCAAGCACATCACTTCGCATGGCAGTGTTTATTCGAGAGCTGACATCAGCGCCATCCTCTACATCGCCGTAGACTGCATGCGTGAGATGTTGCTCGAGGGCAAGAAAATCCGTCTGGGCGACCTTGGTGATTTCTCTATCCTTCTCACCTCAAAGGGTGCTGAGGATGCCGACAAGTTCACCGCACAGAACATCACCGGTGTGAAGGTTCAGTGGGAGCCTGGTCAGGAGTTCAAGAACCTTCGCGATGACGCCGAGTTCAACCTCGTAGCCAGCCGCAGCGCTCAGGCAGCCGTTATCAAGGCGATTAAGGAGGGTAAGACCAACGTTGACCTCAACGCGCCAACTACTCCGGATAATACACCAGGCGGTTCTACCCCAGGTGGTTCAAACACCGGTCAGACCGGCAGCGAAGGCCAAGGCTCTGAATCAGGCGGCGGTACTGGCGATACTGGCGACGGCCTTGAATAG
- a CDS encoding N-acetylmuramic acid 6-phosphate etherase, which produces MDKRITEQSSLYEHLEKMSVEELTAHINAENKKVALAIEQALPAINQLISAIEGQLKKGGRLFYAGCGTGGRLATLDTIEVQNTYGIDGSQIQAIFPGGIGCLTQTRESREDDLENGWHQLCDKHISEQDFVLGFSASGTTPFVLAILKHCKEAGIPTGCIVNNPHAPIAQAADYPVEVITGPEFVTGSTRMKAGSSQKMILDMISTSLQIRQGRVEGNKMVNAKLINHKLIDRACRIFMERNPQYTDYEKVKLLILKAGSVKKAEDLLKSKSDLDV; this is translated from the coding sequence ATAGATAAAAGAATAACAGAGCAGAGTTCGCTCTACGAACATCTGGAAAAGATGAGCGTGGAAGAACTCACCGCTCATATCAATGCAGAAAACAAGAAGGTGGCTCTGGCAATAGAACAAGCATTGCCCGCCATCAACCAACTGATTTCCGCCATCGAAGGGCAGCTGAAGAAGGGTGGTAGACTCTTCTATGCCGGTTGCGGAACGGGCGGAAGACTAGCTACCCTCGATACCATAGAAGTACAGAACACCTATGGCATCGACGGTTCGCAGATACAAGCCATCTTCCCTGGAGGCATCGGCTGCCTTACGCAAACCAGGGAATCCAGAGAAGACGACCTGGAGAATGGTTGGCACCAGCTCTGCGACAAGCATATCTCAGAGCAGGATTTCGTGCTGGGCTTCTCGGCAAGCGGCACCACCCCCTTCGTACTCGCCATCCTGAAGCATTGCAAGGAGGCAGGTATTCCTACGGGTTGCATCGTCAACAATCCTCATGCTCCCATCGCCCAAGCAGCCGATTATCCCGTAGAAGTAATCACGGGACCGGAATTTGTAACGGGAAGTACCCGCATGAAAGCAGGATCATCGCAGAAGATGATTCTGGATATGATCAGCACTTCCCTTCAGATAAGACAAGGACGGGTGGAAGGCAACAAGATGGTGAACGCCAAGCTTATCAATCATAAACTCATCGACCGCGCCTGCCGCATCTTCATGGAACGCAATCCGCAATATACGGATTACGAGAAAGTGAAGCTGCTGATTCTGAAAGCAGGAAGCGTGAAGAAGGCGGAAGACTTGCTGAAGAGTAAAAGCGATTTAGATGTTTAG
- a CDS encoding 4'-phosphopantetheinyl transferase family protein, giving the protein MAVVNIREVYPGVSLGLWQMDETVEQLFGQYPHLEAYRSQVEEKYKNDGRKLEFLAIRALMYEMLKTNGASKGLLSHAGDITHNEAGKPLFRGYHISVSHTKGYAALILSKNQEVAVDIEYFSDRVERIASKFLRKDEKAEDLDAKLVHWCAKETVFKLFSEENLMFEDMRVKPFDTMADWSCDVENLKSRKMAHVDFELTMEFVLTYAAL; this is encoded by the coding sequence ATGGCAGTTGTCAATATACGAGAAGTTTATCCGGGAGTGAGTCTGGGCTTATGGCAGATGGATGAAACTGTAGAACAGTTGTTCGGGCAGTATCCTCATCTGGAGGCTTACCGCTCTCAGGTGGAAGAGAAATATAAGAACGATGGCAGGAAACTGGAGTTTCTTGCCATTCGTGCATTAATGTATGAGATGCTCAAGACGAACGGGGCTTCCAAAGGCTTGCTTTCTCATGCAGGTGACATTACCCACAACGAGGCTGGAAAGCCATTGTTCCGTGGTTATCATATCAGCGTTTCGCATACCAAGGGTTATGCTGCGCTTATCCTTTCCAAAAATCAGGAAGTGGCGGTGGATATCGAATACTTCAGCGATAGGGTAGAGCGCATCGCTTCTAAATTCCTGCGCAAGGATGAGAAGGCGGAAGATCTGGATGCCAAGCTGGTGCATTGGTGTGCCAAGGAAACGGTCTTCAAGTTATTCTCTGAAGAAAATCTGATGTTTGAGGATATGCGGGTAAAGCCGTTTGATACGATGGCAGATTGGTCGTGTGATGTGGAGAATCTCAAGAGCAGGAAGATGGCGCATGTAGATTTCGAGTTAACCATGGAATTTGTATTGACTTATGCTGCGCTGTAA
- a CDS encoding transposase: protein MTMFKKTDPNPQLDIFTAPSMQLGSRASKKYSDPNAWHNQFYSLVTTKIDEEIFKPLFPEGKKSGRPNASIRILVAMSVLKEGFGCSDEDLFEKCEFDLLTRKALGMELLTDVTPSIDTYYLFRRRICEYQERTGIDLMQLCFEQLAGKHVHLLKKVKADSLQNPNDPDATYRAKNDQKVQGYVTNITETVEEGKPNIITSVQVETAVFADCHFLQEAVENSERVTDSTIEDLYADGAYQSPDNREFAKNHNAMQLKTGKMQGGCRWELIPHDEDGLTIREIATGNTYEAVKAVTKQGSRKRWRIPWNNKTGWRYFEDKDIKAYQLRKQIESLPLEEQHKRNNVEAAMFQYSFHTRNGKTRYRGLLKHRMHAYSRCMWMNLRRMVIFQISTFQRSIFALFGPIREAFGSFKAISRQIFTSGADCYVSLRMTTLVRLESKYAPF, encoded by the coding sequence ATGACTATGTTTAAAAAGACAGATCCGAATCCTCAGTTAGATATATTCACGGCTCCCTCAATGCAGTTAGGAAGTCGTGCTTCAAAGAAGTATTCTGACCCCAACGCATGGCATAACCAGTTCTATAGCCTCGTGACAACCAAGATTGATGAGGAGATATTCAAGCCATTGTTTCCAGAAGGCAAGAAGAGCGGCCGCCCAAATGCTTCCATCCGCATACTCGTGGCTATGTCTGTCTTGAAGGAGGGATTCGGTTGCAGCGACGAGGATCTGTTTGAGAAGTGCGAGTTTGACCTTCTTACCAGAAAGGCTCTCGGCATGGAACTTCTGACTGATGTAACCCCATCAATAGATACCTATTATCTGTTTCGCCGCCGCATCTGCGAATATCAGGAAAGAACTGGCATTGACCTGATGCAGCTCTGCTTTGAGCAGCTTGCTGGCAAGCATGTACACCTTCTCAAGAAGGTAAAGGCAGACAGTCTTCAGAATCCTAACGATCCTGATGCAACCTATCGTGCCAAGAACGACCAGAAGGTGCAAGGCTATGTGACCAACATCACAGAGACTGTAGAGGAAGGCAAGCCTAACATCATCACTTCCGTTCAGGTTGAAACTGCAGTATTTGCAGACTGCCATTTCCTTCAGGAGGCTGTGGAAAACAGTGAACGTGTCACGGATTCTACGATTGAAGACCTGTATGCAGATGGTGCCTATCAAAGTCCAGACAATCGAGAGTTTGCAAAGAACCACAATGCCATGCAGCTCAAGACTGGCAAGATGCAAGGTGGATGCAGATGGGAACTGATACCACATGACGAGGATGGTCTTACCATCAGGGAGATTGCTACTGGCAACACCTATGAGGCCGTCAAAGCTGTCACAAAGCAGGGCTCCAGAAAACGTTGGAGAATCCCATGGAACAACAAAACCGGTTGGCGTTACTTTGAAGACAAAGACATTAAAGCCTATCAGCTAAGGAAGCAGATAGAAAGCCTTCCTTTGGAGGAGCAGCATAAACGAAATAACGTTGAAGCTGCCATGTTCCAATACAGTTTTCATACACGTAATGGCAAGACCCGATACAGGGGCTTGCTCAAACATCGTATGCATGCATATAGCAGATGTATGTGGATGAACCTCCGAAGGATGGTAATATTCCAGATTTCAACATTTCAAAGATCGATATTTGCCCTTTTCGGGCCTATCAGAGAAGCTTTCGGCTCTTTCAAAGCGATTTCTCGACAGATATTCACCAGCGGAGCCGATTGCTATGTTTCACTCAGAATGACCACACTGGTCAGACTGGAATCAAAATATGCTCCTTTTTAA
- the nspC gene encoding carboxynorspermidine decarboxylase, with protein MQVNLANFNEIHRPIYVLEEERLRHNLSLIRSVAERADMEIILAFKAYALWKTFPIFREYISSTTASSLSEAKLAYHEFGSKAHTFSPAYTDYEIDEIAQCSSHLTFNSLTQYERYHERARRANSDIRLGLRVNPEYSEVGTLLYNPCAPGTRFGVSADKLPQTLPSDIEGFHCHCHCESGADVFERTLAHIEEKFSPWFPQLKWINFGGGHLMTRKDYDVEHLINIIKGFHQRYPHLKIIMEPGSAFGWQTGPLVTQVVDVVEDKGIRTAIINASFTCHMPDCLEMPYMPAVRNAETLEVDDPTKAPEGAHIYRIGGNSCLSGDFMGFWKFDHELQIGENVIFEDMLHYTTVKTNTFNGITHPSIGIVHLDGKLETLRDFSYEDYRSRMD; from the coding sequence ATGCAAGTAAATTTAGCGAATTTTAATGAGATTCATCGACCAATTTACGTTTTAGAGGAAGAACGTTTGCGACACAATCTGTCGCTCATCAGAAGTGTGGCTGAGCGTGCCGATATGGAAATTATTCTAGCTTTTAAGGCTTATGCTCTTTGGAAGACATTTCCGATTTTCAGAGAGTATATTTCTTCGACTACGGCCAGCTCTCTTAGCGAGGCAAAACTGGCGTATCATGAATTTGGCAGTAAGGCGCATACTTTTTCTCCGGCTTATACCGATTATGAGATAGATGAGATAGCACAATGCTCAAGCCACCTTACTTTCAACTCGCTTACGCAATATGAGCGATATCATGAACGGGCTCGTAGGGCAAATTCTGACATCAGACTGGGATTGAGAGTAAATCCTGAATATTCTGAAGTCGGAACATTGCTGTATAATCCGTGTGCACCTGGAACCCGGTTCGGTGTATCGGCAGATAAATTGCCTCAAACTTTGCCTTCAGATATAGAAGGATTCCATTGTCATTGTCACTGCGAGAGTGGGGCGGATGTCTTTGAACGTACGTTAGCTCATATCGAAGAGAAATTCTCTCCTTGGTTTCCGCAGCTGAAATGGATCAATTTCGGTGGAGGTCATCTGATGACCAGGAAGGATTATGATGTGGAACACCTTATTAATATAATAAAGGGATTTCATCAGCGTTATCCTCATCTTAAAATTATCATGGAACCTGGTAGTGCCTTTGGGTGGCAGACCGGGCCGCTTGTAACTCAAGTAGTAGATGTGGTTGAAGATAAAGGTATCAGGACAGCTATCATAAATGCCAGTTTTACCTGTCATATGCCCGACTGTCTGGAGATGCCGTATATGCCAGCTGTCAGAAATGCAGAAACCCTGGAGGTTGATGATCCGACGAAGGCTCCTGAGGGCGCACATATATATAGAATAGGTGGCAACAGTTGTCTGAGTGGAGATTTTATGGGCTTCTGGAAATTTGACCATGAATTGCAAATAGGCGAGAATGTTATTTTCGAAGATATGCTGCATTACACTACGGTAAAGACAAATACCTTTAATGGAATCACTCATCCATCAATAGGTATCGTACATTTAGATGGAAAATTGGAAACTCTAAGAGATTTCAGCTACGAAGATTATCGCAGTAGGATGGATTAG
- a CDS encoding single-stranded DNA-binding protein — protein MNKVMLIGNVGKDPDIHYFEADQAVAQVSLATTEKGYTLPNGTQVPDHTDWHNLVFYRGLAKVVEKYVHKGDRLYVEGRIRYRSYDDKQGRRQYITEIYVDNMEMLSTRPATREQ, from the coding sequence ATGAACAAGGTTATGCTAATTGGTAATGTAGGTAAAGATCCTGACATTCATTATTTCGAAGCAGATCAGGCAGTAGCTCAGGTCTCTCTCGCAACTACAGAGAAAGGATATACTTTGCCTAATGGTACCCAAGTGCCAGACCATACAGATTGGCACAATCTTGTTTTTTATCGTGGGCTTGCAAAGGTAGTAGAGAAGTATGTGCATAAGGGTGACCGCCTTTATGTGGAAGGAAGAATCCGCTACCGCTCCTATGATGACAAGCAGGGTAGAAGACAATATATTACAGAAATCTATGTAGATAATATGGAGATGTTGAGTACTCGCCCTGCTACTAGAGAACAATAA
- the tet(Q) gene encoding tetracycline resistance ribosomal protection protein Tet(Q) gives MNIINLGILAHIDAGKTSVTENLLFASGATEKCGRVDNGDTITDSMDIEKRRGITVRASTTSIIWNGVKCNIIDTPGHMDFIAEVERTFKMLDGAVLILSAKEGIQAQTKLLFSTLQKLQIPTIIFINKIDRDGVNLERLYMDIKTNLSQDVLFMQTVVDGSVYPVCSQTYIKEEYKEFVCNHDDDILERYLADSEISPADYWNTIIALVAKAKVYPVLHGSAMFNIGINELLDAISSFILPPASVSNRLSAYLYKIEHDPKGHKRSFLKIIDGSLRLRDVVRINDSEKFIKIKNLKTIYQGREINVDEVGANDIAIVEDMEDFRIGDYLGVKPCLIQGLSHQHPALKSSVRPDKPEERSKVISALNTLWIEDPSLSFSINSYSDELEISLYGLTQKEIIQTLLEERFSVKVHFDEIKTIYKERPIKKVNKIIQIEVPPNPYWATIGLTLEPLPLGTGLQIESDISYGYLNHSFQNAVFEGIRMSCQSGLHGWEVTDLKVTFTQAEYYSPVSTPADFRQLTPYVFRLALQQSGVDILEPMLYFELQIPQAASSKAITDLQKMMSEIEDISCNNEWCHIKGKVPLNTSKDYASEVSSYTKGLGVFMVKPCGYQITKGDYSDNIRMNEKDKLLFMFQKSMS, from the coding sequence ATGAATATTATAAATTTAGGAATTCTTGCTCACATTGATGCAGGAAAAACTTCCGTAACCGAGAATCTGCTGTTTGCCAGTGGAGCAACGGAAAAGTGCGGCCGTGTGGATAATGGTGACACCATAACAGACTCTATGGATATAGAGAAACGTAGAGGAATTACTGTTCGGGCTTCTACGACATCTATTATCTGGAATGGAGTGAAATGCAATATCATTGACACTCCGGGACACATGGATTTTATTGCGGAAGTGGAGCGGACATTCAAAATGCTTGATGGAGCAGTCCTCATCTTATCCGCAAAGGAAGGCATACAAGCGCAGACAAAGTTGCTGTTCAGTACTTTACAAAAGCTGCAAATCCCGACAATTATATTTATCAATAAAATTGACCGTGACGGTGTGAATTTGGAGCGTTTGTATATGGATATAAAAACAAATCTGTCGCAAGATGTCCTGTTTATGCAAACTGTTGTCGATGGATCGGTTTATCCGGTTTGCTCCCAAACATATATAAAGGAAGAATACAAAGAATTTGTATGCAACCATGACGACGATATATTAGAACGATATTTGGCGGATAGCGAAATTTCACCGGCTGATTATTGGAATACGATAATCGCTCTTGTGGCAAAAGCCAAAGTCTATCCGGTGCTACATGGATCAGCAATGTTCAATATCGGTATCAATGAGTTGTTGGACGCCATTTCTTCTTTTATACTTCCTCCGGCATCAGTCTCAAACAGACTTTCAGCTTATCTCTATAAGATAGAGCATGACCCCAAAGGGCATAAAAGAAGTTTTCTTAAAATAATTGACGGAAGTCTGAGACTTCGAGACGTTGTAAGAATCAACGATTCGGAAAAATTCATCAAGATTAAAAATCTAAAGACTATTTATCAGGGCAGAGAGATAAATGTTGATGAAGTGGGTGCCAATGATATCGCGATTGTAGAGGATATGGAAGATTTTCGAATCGGAGATTATTTAGGTGTTAAGCCTTGTTTGATTCAAGGATTATCCCATCAGCATCCCGCCCTCAAATCCTCCGTCCGGCCAGACAAGCCCGAAGAGAGAAGCAAGGTTATATCCGCTCTGAATACATTGTGGATTGAAGACCCGTCTTTGTCCTTTTCCATAAACTCTTATAGTGATGAATTGGAAATCTCGTTATATGGTTTGACCCAAAAGGAAATCATACAGACATTGCTTGAAGAGCGATTTTCCGTAAAGGTCCATTTTGATGAGATCAAGACTATCTACAAAGAACGACCTATAAAAAAGGTCAATAAGATTATTCAGATCGAAGTACCACCCAACCCTTACTGGGCCACAATAGGGCTGACGCTTGAACCCTTGCCGTTAGGGACAGGGTTGCAAATCGAAAGTGACATCTCCTATGGTTATCTGAACCATTCTTTTCAAAATGCCGTTTTTGAAGGGATTCGTATGTCTTGCCAATCTGGTTTACATGGATGGGAAGTGACTGATCTGAAAGTAACTTTTACTCAAGCCGAGTATTATAGCCCGGTAAGTACACCTGCTGATTTCAGACAGCTGACCCCTTATGTCTTCAGGCTGGCCTTGCAACAGTCAGGTGTGGACATTCTCGAACCGATGCTCTATTTTGAGTTGCAGATACCCCAAGCGGCAAGTTCCAAAGCTATTACAGATTTGCAAAAAATGATGTCTGAGATTGAAGACATCAGTTGCAATAATGAGTGGTGTCATATTAAAGGGAAAGTTCCATTAAATACAAGTAAAGACTACGCCTCAGAAGTAAGTTCATACACTAAGGGCTTAGGCGTTTTTATGGTCAAGCCATGCGGGTATCAAATAACAAAAGGCGATTATTCTGATAATATCCGCATGAACGAAAAAGATAAACTTTTATTCATGTTCCAAAAATCAATGTCATGA
- the gldE gene encoding gliding motility-associated protein GldE — protein sequence MLMQPSAGVIVAAVLAAILLGMSAFASGSEIAFFSLSPTDVAELEDEKTDADKKIQMLRDDSERTLATILITNNFVNVTIIMLLNYVFAGIVEFGPKAYWLQFLIITVILTFLLLLFGEIMPKVYARQDPLKFCRRCVGGILFARKLFWPLETILLKSGILAEKIIQKENHVLSVDDLEQALELTDKNDIKDEQSMLKGIIRFGDETAKEVMTSRQNIVDLDIRSSYPEVLKCIEENNYSRIPVYQDNTDNIRGVLYIKDLLPHLTKASNFRWQSLIRPPYFVPETKKIDDLLREFQDNKVHIAIVVDEFGGTSGIVTLEDILEEIVGEINDEYDEEEKFYSKLNYNTFVFEGKTLLSDFCKILNVDDEEFEEVEGDADSLAGLLLEIKGDFPSMHEKIDYKNYTFEVMQIEERRISKIKVTVHPLKDIEGSASSK from the coding sequence ATGCTGATGCAGCCTTCCGCCGGGGTTATTGTAGCTGCTGTACTTGCAGCTATATTGTTAGGCATGTCTGCTTTTGCCAGTGGTTCCGAAATTGCTTTTTTCAGTTTATCACCAACTGATGTTGCGGAACTTGAGGATGAAAAGACTGATGCCGATAAGAAAATACAGATGTTGCGTGACGATTCTGAACGTACGTTGGCTACCATTTTGATAACCAATAATTTTGTGAATGTCACAATCATCATGCTCCTTAATTATGTATTCGCAGGAATCGTAGAGTTTGGTCCTAAAGCTTATTGGCTTCAGTTCCTGATTATTACGGTTATTCTTACTTTCTTGCTTTTGCTTTTTGGTGAGATTATGCCGAAAGTGTATGCCCGCCAGGATCCTCTGAAGTTCTGTCGCCGGTGCGTAGGGGGAATTCTGTTTGCCAGAAAGTTGTTTTGGCCTTTAGAAACTATTTTGCTGAAAAGTGGAATTCTTGCAGAAAAGATTATACAGAAGGAAAATCATGTGCTGAGTGTTGATGACTTGGAACAGGCTCTTGAACTGACTGATAAGAATGATATCAAGGACGAGCAGAGCATGCTGAAGGGTATCATCCGCTTTGGCGATGAAACAGCCAAGGAGGTGATGACCAGCCGACAGAATATTGTTGACCTGGATATCCGTAGTTCTTATCCAGAAGTATTAAAGTGCATTGAAGAGAATAATTACAGTCGTATTCCTGTTTATCAGGATAATACAGATAATATTCGTGGTGTACTGTATATCAAGGACTTATTGCCTCATCTGACGAAGGCTTCCAACTTCCGTTGGCAGAGTTTGATTCGTCCTCCTTACTTTGTTCCTGAAACCAAGAAGATAGATGATCTGCTTCGCGAGTTCCAGGACAACAAGGTTCATATCGCCATTGTGGTAGATGAGTTCGGAGGAACATCGGGTATTGTTACACTCGAAGATATTCTGGAGGAAATTGTAGGTGAAATCAATGATGAATACGATGAGGAGGAGAAGTTCTACTCGAAATTAAATTACAATACCTTTGTTTTTGAAGGTAAAACGCTTCTTTCTGATTTCTGCAAAATCCTGAATGTAGATGACGAAGAGTTCGAGGAGGTTGAGGGTGATGCTGATTCTCTGGCTGGGCTGCTCTTGGAAATCAAAGGCGATTTCCCAAGTATGCACGAGAAGATAGATTATAAGAACTATACTTTCGAGGTTATGCAGATAGAGGAGCGTCGCATCAGCAAGATTAAGGTGACGGTACATCCTTTGAAAGATATCGAGGGTAGTGCTTCTTCAAAGTAA
- a CDS encoding smalltalk protein, with product MKANTWKTILQIAISILTAIATTLGVTSCMG from the coding sequence ATGAAAGCGAACACTTGGAAAACAATTCTGCAGATAGCCATCAGCATACTGACCGCTATCGCTACTACGCTCGGAGTAACGAGCTGCATGGGATAA
- a CDS encoding esterase-like activity of phytase family protein, with translation MLRCNILSIFLAFSLLAGAQDWKVVRENSQKAFPKTVAAGNYSGIAHLHDDIYAVVSDKSDSALYFNFRIQVNPKTGELEQVENLGFTERTDGTLNDGKFWQGQEKGFDHEAIVKASDSTLVITSEGCCRLKEYPVLPTSANAPKISYQQNLWESRWPSSDFYPNYNFESLAFDSVRQYLWTISESTLRKDGQPATPQNGLANQLRLMRYDWGKIKENRNKENNGKEDCSEQESRKKASRYMTAYAYQMDQPSTHKKADIYVMGVSELCALPDGQLLVLEREAFIPKIKIGAFCKCKLYQINPLNSEEFALKEKFSSDTPFLKKRLLAEWKTGLSLSKRSFANYEGMCLGPKLEDGSQIVILLSDSQDQYAGVLKDWFKTIVIRKE, from the coding sequence ATGCTGCGCTGTAATATCCTGTCCATCTTCCTGGCATTCAGCTTGCTGGCTGGGGCACAGGATTGGAAAGTAGTGAGAGAGAATTCTCAGAAAGCTTTTCCGAAAACCGTGGCTGCGGGCAACTACAGTGGCATTGCTCATCTGCATGATGATATCTATGCGGTGGTAAGCGACAAGTCGGATAGTGCTCTGTACTTCAACTTCCGGATTCAGGTGAATCCCAAGACCGGCGAATTGGAACAGGTAGAGAACCTTGGGTTTACCGAGAGAACAGATGGAACGCTGAACGACGGAAAGTTTTGGCAGGGGCAGGAGAAAGGCTTTGACCACGAAGCCATCGTGAAGGCTTCTGATTCTACCCTGGTGATAACAAGCGAAGGATGTTGCCGTTTAAAGGAGTATCCTGTTCTGCCTACTTCGGCTAATGCTCCCAAGATTAGCTATCAGCAGAACCTTTGGGAGAGCAGATGGCCTTCTTCTGATTTTTATCCAAATTATAATTTTGAGTCTCTGGCTTTTGATTCCGTCCGTCAGTATCTCTGGACGATTTCAGAGAGCACGCTCCGCAAGGATGGACAGCCTGCTACTCCTCAAAACGGATTGGCCAACCAGCTTCGTTTGATGAGGTATGATTGGGGAAAGATAAAGGAAAATCGTAACAAGGAAAATAATGGCAAGGAAGACTGTAGCGAGCAAGAGAGTCGCAAGAAAGCCTCTCGTTACATGACAGCCTATGCCTATCAGATGGATCAACCTTCTACCCATAAGAAAGCAGATATCTATGTGATGGGTGTGAGTGAGCTTTGCGCCTTGCCCGATGGTCAGCTTCTGGTTCTGGAGCGTGAGGCCTTTATCCCGAAGATTAAGATTGGGGCTTTCTGCAAGTGTAAACTCTATCAGATTAATCCTTTGAATTCTGAGGAGTTTGCTTTGAAAGAGAAGTTTTCATCAGATACTCCTTTCTTGAAGAAGAGATTGCTCGCGGAATGGAAAACCGGCTTGTCACTTTCCAAGCGTTCCTTTGCCAATTACGAAGGTATGTGTCTTGGTCCTAAGTTGGAAGATGGTTCCCAGATTGTCATCCTGCTGTCTGATTCGCAGGATCAATATGCGGGAGTATTGAAAGACTGGTTCAAGACGATTGTCATCAGAAAGGAATAA
- a CDS encoding SDR family NAD(P)-dependent oxidoreductase, translating into MAKKAIVMGATSGIGMEVAKLLAAKGWQVGIAGRRIERLQALISQGGITCYQQIDVTSPDAPAQLLELIDKLGGMDLYFHSSGIGWQNNSLDIEKEMKTLETNGLGFTRMVDTAFNWFATHHQNNSKARIACITSIAGTKGLGAAPAYSATKRFQNHYLECLSQQARMRHLPIAITDIRPGFVKTDLIAGSSYPLQLKPEDVAKHIVSAIENGKEVKVIDWRYDILVFLWRLIPRWLWTRLKITT; encoded by the coding sequence ATGGCAAAGAAAGCAATTGTAATGGGTGCCACATCGGGCATCGGAATGGAAGTGGCAAAACTGCTTGCTGCAAAAGGATGGCAAGTGGGAATAGCCGGAAGAAGAATCGAAAGATTGCAGGCTCTGATTTCGCAGGGCGGCATTACCTGCTACCAGCAAATAGACGTGACTTCTCCCGATGCTCCTGCCCAACTTCTCGAACTCATCGATAAGTTGGGAGGCATGGACCTCTACTTCCATAGTTCCGGCATTGGCTGGCAGAACAACTCGCTGGATATAGAAAAGGAAATGAAGACCCTGGAAACCAACGGCTTGGGATTCACAAGAATGGTAGATACGGCATTCAACTGGTTTGCTACTCATCATCAGAACAATTCAAAAGCCCGCATTGCCTGCATCACTTCCATTGCCGGAACCAAAGGTCTCGGTGCCGCCCCAGCCTACTCTGCCACCAAGCGATTCCAGAACCATTATCTGGAATGCCTGTCGCAACAGGCACGGATGCGTCATCTCCCTATCGCCATCACAGATATCCGACCAGGCTTCGTAAAGACCGACCTTATCGCAGGCAGCAGCTATCCGCTGCAACTCAAACCGGAAGATGTGGCGAAGCATATCGTAAGTGCCATCGAAAACGGAAAGGAAGTTAAGGTGATAGACTGGAGATATGATATCCTCGTCTTCCTCTGGCGACTCATTCCTAGATGGTTATGGACGAGATTGAAGATTACAACATAA